One Timaviella obliquedivisa GSE-PSE-MK23-08B DNA window includes the following coding sequences:
- a CDS encoding phosphodiester glycosidase family protein, which translates to MNRNLAWRSVLTILLGLPLIFYGIPHGWRPVGRESRSLFQGIEYRREVRSHPRSLVIHQVAIDLMAPGIGVFVTPGNATQDNTETNARTTSEFLRAFRLQLAINANFFWYFREKTPWDYFPKSGDRVNTVGQSISNGITYSAAEPTWSALCFSIDHHARIEKSGDCPIGTQQAVAGSTMLVNQSKPLKAQENTADSDGLYSRTVAAVDQRGEKLWIIAVDDKQPLYSEGVTLAEMTALVMELGAYAAINLDGGGSTTLVTETSSGIKILNSPIHTKIPLRERPVANHLGFYAKPKEN; encoded by the coding sequence ATGAATCGAAATTTAGCATGGCGGTCAGTCTTGACGATCCTTTTGGGGTTACCGTTAATATTTTATGGTATCCCTCATGGGTGGCGACCAGTTGGCAGAGAGTCGCGATCGCTGTTTCAGGGAATCGAGTATCGGCGGGAGGTGCGATCGCATCCTCGTTCATTAGTAATTCATCAGGTGGCAATCGATTTGATGGCTCCGGGAATTGGGGTATTCGTGACACCCGGAAATGCAACACAAGATAATACGGAAACTAATGCTAGAACAACTTCAGAATTTTTGAGAGCGTTCAGGTTGCAACTGGCGATTAACGCTAACTTCTTTTGGTATTTTCGGGAGAAGACACCTTGGGATTATTTTCCGAAGAGCGGCGATCGCGTCAATACCGTTGGACAGTCAATTTCTAACGGCATTACCTATTCCGCGGCTGAACCCACTTGGTCTGCACTATGCTTTTCAATCGATCATCATGCTCGAATTGAGAAAAGTGGAGATTGCCCGATCGGAACGCAGCAAGCTGTGGCTGGAAGTACAATGTTGGTAAACCAGAGTAAACCTTTAAAGGCACAGGAAAATACCGCAGATAGTGATGGACTTTATTCACGAACTGTCGCAGCCGTCGATCAGCGGGGAGAAAAACTATGGATTATTGCTGTAGATGATAAGCAGCCCCTTTATAGCGAAGGCGTAACGCTCGCTGAGATGACCGCTTTGGTCATGGAACTAGGAGCCTATGCAGCAATTAATTTAGATGGCGGTGGCTCAACGACATTAGTAACTGAGACAAGCTCAGGGATAAAGATTCTGAACTCACCTATTCATACTAAAATTCCCCTTCGTGAACGTCCCGTTGCTAACCATTTAGGGTTTTATGCGAAGCCTAAAGAGAACTAA
- a CDS encoding cytosine deaminase, with product MKNELKGLNHYWLINAHVPVALLAINDLWNREFAFVDLEIKNGAIAQLIPAGTVHPPEIPSIDLKRGQVWSCFVDMHTHLDKGHIWERSPNLNGTFENALQTVQSDCKKNWKFEDVYRRMEFGLKCSYAHGTQAIRTHIDSADGQAEISLAVFKKLRQEWGDRLTLQAVSLVSLDYFLTPEGEKLADQMAEVKGILGGVLWMNDEVNTQLDRVFELAKERHLNLDFHTDESNNPNDITLRLVAEAALRHQFTGQIVCGHCCSLAVQSPAEAMKTIALVKQANIGVVSLPMCNLYLQDRQPSPRTPRWRGVTLLHELKQQGIPVAVASDNCRDPFYGFGDHDMHEVFTQAVRIAHLDAPYSDWCRTVTTTPADLMGLSIGRIGVGLPADLVLFKARHYSELLARSQHDRVVLRRGQPIDAQLPEYAELDDLVSSL from the coding sequence ATGAAGAATGAGTTAAAAGGACTAAATCATTATTGGTTGATTAACGCTCATGTACCTGTAGCGTTACTGGCTATTAATGATTTGTGGAATAGAGAATTTGCTTTTGTTGATCTGGAAATTAAAAATGGTGCGATCGCCCAACTTATCCCTGCCGGAACAGTTCATCCTCCAGAAATTCCTTCTATTGATCTGAAGCGAGGACAAGTTTGGAGTTGCTTTGTAGATATGCATACCCATCTCGATAAAGGACATATTTGGGAGCGATCGCCTAACTTAAATGGAACGTTCGAGAACGCGCTACAAACTGTTCAAAGTGATTGTAAGAAAAACTGGAAATTTGAGGATGTTTACCGACGAATGGAGTTTGGCTTAAAGTGCAGCTATGCCCATGGAACCCAAGCAATACGTACGCATATTGATTCGGCAGATGGACAAGCTGAGATTAGTTTGGCAGTCTTTAAGAAACTCCGACAAGAATGGGGCGATCGATTGACGCTCCAAGCCGTTTCTCTGGTTTCTCTAGATTATTTCTTAACGCCTGAAGGTGAAAAACTTGCCGATCAAATGGCTGAAGTGAAAGGTATCTTAGGGGGCGTTCTGTGGATGAACGACGAAGTTAATACGCAACTCGATCGCGTTTTTGAATTAGCCAAAGAGCGTCATCTCAATCTCGATTTTCACACCGACGAAAGTAACAATCCTAATGACATTACCCTTAGACTAGTTGCAGAAGCCGCTTTAAGGCATCAATTCACTGGGCAAATTGTGTGTGGGCACTGTTGCAGCTTGGCAGTACAATCTCCGGCAGAAGCGATGAAGACGATCGCCCTCGTCAAACAAGCTAATATCGGCGTTGTCAGCCTGCCCATGTGCAATCTTTATCTCCAAGATCGCCAGCCTTCTCCCCGTACTCCTCGATGGCGCGGCGTTACCTTGCTGCATGAACTCAAGCAGCAAGGCATCCCGGTGGCGGTTGCTAGCGACAATTGCCGTGATCCGTTCTACGGTTTTGGAGATCATGATATGCACGAAGTGTTTACCCAGGCGGTACGGATTGCCCATTTAGACGCGCCTTACAGTGATTGGTGTCGCACTGTGACGACAACTCCTGCCGACTTGATGGGATTATCCATTGGACGGATTGGAGTGGGTTTGCCAGCAGATTTAGTTTTGTTCAAAGCACGTCATTACAGCGAATTACTGGCGCGATCGCAGCACGATCGGGTGGTTTTGCGCAGAGGACAGCCTATTGATGCGCAACTGCCAGAATATGCAGAGTTAGATGATCTCGTTAGTTCTCTTTAG